The genomic segment CCTTCTTGGGTTCAAACGATTTGATATTCTCAGTCTGAACCTTGTCAATGACCTGGAATATATACCTCGTGTACCACTCCATGATAGGCAAAATTGAGCTGTGGCTAGAAGGGCTGTTGGGTCCCGTTAAAAGGAACATGTTTGGGAAGTTTTCAGCGGTTATACCAAGATAACCTTTAGGAAAGTCCCCAAATTGCTCTTTGATATTGGCCCCCTTTCTTCCCAGCACTTTGAAATGCGGCGTAAATGATGTATCGAATCCAGTCGCGCATATGACCACATCCACCTTGTGCTCGACGCCGGATTCATCAACCACACCAGTTTCCGTCAGGCGCATAACACTTTCATGCACTACCTTGACGTTTTCTTTAGAAAGACTCTCTAGATACCCTGATCCAGGTGTCATTCGCCGGCAGCCGAGTGCAAATTCCGGAATCATCTTCTTGGCGAGCTTTTCGTCGTTTAGCTTGTCGCGCATGATACCCGCGATGAGCTCTCTCGAATTCTTTTGGTCTTTAGAGTGAAGATGCATCAGGTTAAACCGCTTATTCAGTTCACCCTCAATAGCCCGGCAGTACTTGTTGTATTCTTCTTTGTCAGAGGTGAACCCGTCAATTTGGTCAGACGAGTATTGGAAGTTTGTTCCACCAGGCGCTGCATATTTGGCACCAAACCCGGTCGTAACCCAAACTGGGGAGCGTAGAAAAGCAGTCATATGCTTCACATGCGGTTGGATATTGGGAACAATTTGTACAGCAgagctgccgccgccaatgaCGGCGACTGTTTTCCCAGTCAGATCAAAGTCTGTATCCCACTTGGCTGAGTGCATCAACTTCCCCTTGTAGAGGTCCAATCCGGGGATGGCAGGGTATTTCCAGGAATTCAAGACACCAGAGGCGGATATAAGAATGTCACACCAGTCATCGATGTGTTGTCCCTCGGGGCTCAAAAGTTTGAGGCTCCAGTGCCCAGTCGCCTCTTCCCAGCTTGCGCTCTCCACCGTGGTGTTGAATTGGACGTACTTTTCCAGATCGTATTTTGTCGCAACGTCTTTGAAGTATTGCCAGATCTCTTTGGACGATGAATAATAGGATGACCAATTTGGATTGCGTGCCCAGGTAAACTGATAGGAATGACTGGGGATATCACAGGTGCAGCCCGGGTATCGATTCTCGAGCCATGTGCCACCTATGTCGGAGTTCTTTTCGTAGATTTGGAGAtcgacattgtcaagcaGACGCTCTGATTTGTACGCAATCTGTAGTCCCGCAGCGCCTGCGCCCACGCAGACGATTCGCAGCTGTCTCTTGGTGAACAAAGGCTCCTCGCTGATGCGGTATCCATCAAAATCTTGGTTGTACCATGAGTTCTCATGAAGTGCGTCGGATGCTGGCACAAGACCTGGGTCTGGGACGCCACTTATTTCCATGATTCTTCCCGGAGCCATGATTACTATTGAAGATTTGATGACCTGGAGTTTGGTAAGAGCAGAGGCATTTAGCTACTTGTCACAACTTGATGGCCGTGGGATGACTTTGCAGCGACTACGTAGTTATAGGAAAGGTGGTGCATGAACGTCGTCTGAGTAATTTGTGAAACCTCATGCTTGGGAGCACAACATCGGAGTCCCATTTGCCGACGCCCGAGAGGTCGTTAAGTGATAAAGTCCATGGACTTCTTTGCAGTCGACGGGAGCAATCCCGAATGGTGACACCCCATTAACCCCCATGGCGACCTGCGTGTTGCCGACAGATGCGACATACGCGATACGTCCGACACAACAGCAAACAATTTGGGGGAGTGGATTATTAGTGCTTATCAACCTCTTTAGCAGGTTAATAGTGAGCCGAAACTACTCCACAACTCCAAAAGCTCAACATTACGCAACTGAGAAGCATCATGGATGCGGGGCATTTGTACGACCAAGCGACTTCATCTTAAAAGACAGTACTACATCCGACGCCTGTACTCTAGCCAAACAGTTTCATATAAGGTGATACACTTTTTTACACTACAAAGCTAATTACTGGCCCGTCGAAGATTGGACTAATAGTGAGGGTTAGGATGGATAGCCCAGAGACATACAAGCCAGCTTTCACTGAGCCTCCAGGAACAAACTTGGCTGGGATTCCTATTCAAGGGCTCGTTCTACCCTCCCCGTATGTATCATACGGACTGCCGTATCAAGTATCATGCGCCAGGCATGTTAAAGACACATTTAATGCGTCAAAAGTATACATTATCGCATCAGGTTCACTTGCGAGAAACACAGACCGGCTGGATCGTCTAGTCGAAGCTTTGGGGAAAGATGCAGTAGTGGGAATTCGTCGGGGAATCACGCCTCATACGCCCTGGAGCGAGATCTTGAGTATAACTCAGGAATGCCAACTCTGGAGCAGATTGTGTGGTGACCCTAGGAGCGGGGAGTGTCACGGACGGAGCCAAACTCGTCGTATTGGTGAGTTTGCCCCCAAATATGACAACACTTATTCCATACTAATATTCTGCGAAGTGCTTGGCAAACGATATCACAGAACCTGCTCAGCTTGCTCGGTATTCGGTTGAAAGCAACGATATTCCTGCAAACGTCAGAGCCCCAACTGTGCCGTTGATAAACATCCCGACCAGTCTGTCGGGCGGCGAATACTTTAGTCTTGCAGGTGGCACGGATGACTCAACACATCATAAACAGGGCTTTCTGCACTCTGGCATGGGATCAAAGTTGATCATCCTCGATCCAGAGCTTTGTACTCTCACGCCCGAGTACCACTGGCTGAGTACCGGTGTGAGAAGCATCGATCACTGCGTGGAAGCCCTTTGCTGCCTGACTGCCACTCCGGCTTCTGATGAAAGGGCGGAACGTGGATTGAAGTTGCTCGTGCCAAATCTGTTAAGGTGCAAGGCTGATCCAAGCAATGTAAAAGCCAGGCACGAATGCCAGATGGCTGTCAATCTCGCCATGTGGAACGTTCGAGCCGGTATTCCAATGGGCGGAAGTCATGCCATTGGCCATCAATTGGGTACGTCATGAATGCTTTTATTTCTCTTTCCCTTTCCGAAACGTTTTGCTTACTCTGAAAAGGACCGCTTGGGGTTCCTCACGGGGTCACTAGTTGTATAATGTGTCCCGCCGTTATGAAGTACAATATTCAGCATGGCTCAGGAACTCCCGAGATTGAAGCTCGCCAATCAAAGGTTAGAGATATCTTGTGGTCAGAAGAAGAGGTAGCCAA from the Pochonia chlamydosporia 170 chromosome 6, whole genome shotgun sequence genome contains:
- a CDS encoding monooxygenase (similar to Talaromyces stipitatus ATCC 10500 XP_002483355.1), with product MAPGRIMEISGVPDPGLVPASDALHENSWYNQDFDGYRISEEPLFTKRQLRIVCVGAGAAGLQIAYKSERLLDNVDLQIYEKNSDIGGTWLENRYPGCTCDIPSHSYQFTWARNPNWSSYYSSSKEIWQYFKDVATKYDLEKYVQFNTTVESASWEEATGHWSLKLLSPEGQHIDDWCDILISASGVLNSWKYPAIPGLDLYKGKLMHSAKWDTDFDLTGKTVAVIGGGSSAVQIVPNIQPHVKHMTAFLRSPVWVTTGFGAKYAAPGGTNFQYSSDQIDGFTSDKEEYNKYCRAIEGELNKRFNLMHLHSKDQKNSRELIAGIMRDKLNDEKLAKKMIPEFALGCRRMTPGSGYLESLSKENVKVVHESVMRLTETGVVDESGVEHKVDVVICATGFDTSFTPHFKVLGRKGANIKEQFGDFPKGYLGITAENFPNMFLLTGPNSPSSHSSILPIMEWYTRYIFQVIDKVQTENIKSFEPKKGAVADLYNHTHELMKRLAWSSACRSWFKNGKTHGPVTAIYPGSRLHFFEMLRNVRWEDYDLTYKTDNRFQFMGNGYTHCECSPDGDPVWYFDDPFVLV
- a CDS encoding Dehydroquinate synthase-like protein (similar to Glarea lozoyensis ATCC 20868 XP_008078458.1); its protein translation is MDSPETYKPAFTEPPGTNLAGIPIQGLVLPSPYVSYGLPYQVSCARHVKDTFNASKVYIIASGSLARNTDRLDRLVEALGKDAVVGIRRGITPHTPWSEILSITQECQLWSRLCGDPRSGECHGRSQTRRIEPAQLARYSVESNDIPANVRAPTVPLINIPTSLSGGEYFSLAGGTDDSTHHKQGFLHSGMGSKLIILDPELCTLTPEYHWLSTGVRSIDHCVEALCCLTATPASDERAERGLKLLVPNLLRCKADPSNVKARHECQMAVNLAMWNVRAGIPMGGSHAIGHQLGPLGVPHGVTSCIMCPAVMKYNIQHGSGTPEIEARQSKVRDILWSEEEVAKTLRAAGLSPESSDLGDLLDVIIRALGLPRTLSELKIAKDLLPALSRRALDDFWAPTNPVPLLKSEQVQEILEAVA